From Gossypium raimondii isolate GPD5lz chromosome 11, ASM2569854v1, whole genome shotgun sequence:
ACCACTAAAGTTGCCATGTTAATTGGCAGCAAAGAAATTTACAGAAACTTTAATCATTCTCAATCTCGTGcctataaattttgtatttaataaggccgcttaaaaaatattttgcattgataatatatataaattattatttatatattgtactttttcataattatataataataacttaattataagtgcttaaggatcaaattgatagaatgtataaatattgaaaactaaatgtattattatactaattagaaaaatattatgtcTTCACTCCTATTAACCATTTAACgtaaagtgaccaaaataaaaatgatctAAAACGTTacgatgaaattgaaaatttatattatcgGATGACTAATTATATTGTTTGccataattatataataatgcaCTCAAATGTAAGAAGCGATCAGATGAAATAGCACTCAAAATTTATcacaaattgaattaaaatttttaaaaccaagAAGGaactaaagtaaaaataataataataataataacgttCATGTTTAGCTTGATGGTCAAGGGATGTTCATTCATAGAATCCACTTATATTTGAGTTTTTGCAAAAACAAGTGGTAGGTTTTATTTGGACATCTCTTTTTAGATGATGTGTGTGTAGTGTGGGTATATCCTACCATGTGTGTGAgtattaactctttaattttacattattaaaaaataccttAAGGGTCAAACATAAATTctcatatattttttctatttattataagaggttaaatgaaattttaaaaaattggagggAGTTGAGGCCCCTATCAGTTAAGGTTGAGCGTTCAATCAAATCAAGTTGACGAGTGAAAAAAAGTTCGAATTAATCAAGTTGAcaagtcttattttatcatcctaaatagatttgaaattttttcaaatcgagtCAAGTGAAATGTAATTCGAGTTTAGtcgaattgagtgaaattattcgagttaaattaaaaattaaacttgtcaaatcaaaatttttgtacagtataactaattccatgttagagtatataaatttaaatcatatatatttgaaaactttttcaaagaaaaataaaaagaagaagatacttttaatatgataaacttgaataattaattaacttgtttaggtcctaaaattattattttagattttttaaattttctttatatattctttagaatttttctataattttaaaaatatgaattttggaattgttagaaatatttttaattttaaagattattttgaatttttgaaaatcaatttgattttttttttgtaattttagttgagagaccaatttgcttattttcaaaattgaccgggaccaaaagggtatttacactaatttattatttgaattgtaaaattcaactcaactcgaaaaaatcgaataactcaattcgattaactcgaaattcaaatttctttcgggtttttttaaattgagtcgagttttgctcacccctactacCAACCCTCCCTCTCTTCGTCCTAACCCAAAAACCCAAGTTTGGGTATCTATACTATAATTAAGATTTTGTCTGAGTTGATGTCACCCATCAACTGAATCTCGACTCAATCCTAAAGTTATTAAAAGCCCCCCTTAAGAAAACAAtagatattattttgaaagcaattttacctttttatataaaatctagaaatttcatatatatgatAGAATTTGAATccaaaacattataatttttagctTGAAGGGTCGAAAAGGctcttagtaaaaaaaaaactcaattaaacccttaaaaaaaacttcacCTTATTAAGCTCTCAATGACTGAAAAAATCTAGAAAGTTGATGTAACAACTAAACtgagataaatttcaaaattatacgtgaactttgatttaatgtacaattgtatacatgaactttaatttggtataattatatacatgaagCTCTAATTGTGGTTTAAatgtatacttaaaattttaattttgatttaatcatgcacatttaaagaaataaatacatcaatttatttttatattggataaatataattatttatgtgtgcaatatataaacataaaatgatgttatatcaataattgtgttaataatttacaagaattggatcaaatcaaaatttcttgtataaaattgcacaaaatcaaaattcatgtatacaattgcacattaaacaatagttcatgtatagttttggtATTTATCCCAACTAAACTATAGATTAGAGATGTGAAATTTTGGAAAGTTGAGCATAAAATTGTGACGTTTGAAATTATAGggattaaactataaaaattcaaaacatgaGTTTTAGGTCTTATTTATATGATTTGAGAATTTAAGATTCTGAAAACAGAATGTGAAATTTTAATGGTTCGAAAATCAGggactaatttataaaaatttgaattgtagggactaaacattcaaataaaattagaagtTGAGGCGTTCGTCATTGATTTGGGAAATCGCATTATATGAAATCACTAGCGTCTAAGAAATTCAACAACAagtgatttctatgttttcattaaaattgaattttattaatttatttgttgaattattatttgtcaCTAAACCCGAATCCGATCTAgggtaaaagaaaaaacatgtctaaaattttattgagactCGATCCAAACATGATTGGATCCATGATCGTTTTTATTTGTCATCGTCTCAaaccaataatttaaaataaatataaattaaattattgttaattaagtATTTGCCATACATAATCttcaactttattttaaaataatcaaaataaattttaaatattcataaattattttatttaagggtAACgatttttagtcaaattatgctATGAGATCTTGTAGTTTgtgtaaattgtgaatttagtacctctattttaatttgatcaattttaatttttgtacttttagaattttcaaattttaatcccAACCcaataataatagttaaatttgtttggtaaAATGATGTTTTTGCCCTATTTTATGCgtaaagttatagatttagcCCACATTCATTAATTGGATCATTCTTAGtgattatatttttgaatttcaaaattttagtcaaCGATAATCgttaaatctattaactttTTTGGTgtgtaatatgtgaaaataacaaataacataGTATTGcacatgtgataatatgttttacatattgaatttaaaataacaaaacttaacttgatgaatttaataattatcatttggttaggattaaaattttcaaattctaaaagtaaaaaaagtaaaaagaataaaattaaacagGTCTTCAGCTTACACAAAACATAGGGTCTAATAGCATAAATTAACACAAACCTCCTAGGTTGTCTTCAACTAgatatttcttaaatttaagtTGTCCTTTTCCTATCAAAAAAGATTAACATGTCGTAGTGATAAGACATGACTAGGTGAAAATGAAAGACCAACAAAAGTCTGTTTCAACAAATACACAAGAAATTTATTGTTTCATCATTGTTCCAAGACACCTCtcttcaaaaaaagaaagaaagaaaataaacaatgCAAGAGACGATCGTCCTTTACCCATCGCCCGGATTGGGCCATGTGGTGTCAATGGTGGAGCTTGGCAAACTCATCCTTCACCACTACAACAACCGATACTCCATCACCATCCTCCTTACCACTGGCTTTTGGGACACCCCAACCATCATCTCTTACATCAATTCCGTCTCCCAAGCCTTCCCATCTATCTCCTTCTTTCGCTTCCCTTCCATCTCCATTGACCTATCTCAAAACTGCAGCTGTGCCGCCATTGCCTTCCACTTCATAAGCCTTCATGCACCCAACGTCCTCCATTCTCTTCAACAAATCTCCAAATCTCACAAAATCTCTGCTTTCATCATTGATATTTTCTGCACTTCGGCTTTATCTATGGGAAAAGATCTTAACATCCCTACTTTTTACTTCTTTACCTCTGGTGCTTCTACCCTTGCTGCTTTCCTTCAAATCCCAAAGCTTGATAAACAAACCTTTGGAAGAAGCTTCAAAGATCTGCCCAACATGGTCTTCCATTTTGAGGGTGTCCCATCGTTGAGAGCTGTACACATGCCTGAACCTTTACTTGATAGAGATGATCCAGCTTATCATGATTGTATGTACTTCATGTCAAGTCTTCAACAATCAGATGGAATCATAGTCAACACCTTTGAAGATCTTGAACCCATTTCCATTAAGGCTATTGCTAATGGTTTATGCCTTCTTGATGCTCCAAGTACTCCACCAACGTTCTACATTGGACCTTTGATTTCCCCAAGTAAACATGAAGCTGAAAATGACTATTGTTTATCATGGCTAGAGAAGCAACCGAGTCAAAGCGTAGTGTTCTTGTGTTTTGGAAGCCGTGGGACGTTCTATCCTCCCCAAGTTAAGGAAATAGCCAAAGGGTTGGAAAATAGTGGGCAAAGGTTCTTATGGGTTGTAAAAGATCCACCCAATCATGAAAAGGCTAAGCAAGCTGAAGATAACCCTGATGTGGATTTAGACAGTCTTTTACCAGAAGGATTTATGGAGAGAACCAGAGATAGGGGTTTGGTTGTGAAGTCATTTGCGCCACAAGTAGCAGTGTTGAACAAGGACTCAATTGGTGGCTTTGTGACTCACTGTGGGTGGAACTCGGTATTGGAAGCGGTGATGGCTGGGGTGCCTATGATTGCATGGCCTTTATATGCAGAGCAACACTTGAACCGGAACATTTTGGTTGAGGATATGAAGATGGCTATTCCGGTGGAGCAAATGGAGGGGGATGGGTTTGTGAGTGGAACTGAGTTGGAGAAACGAGTGAGAGAGTTGATGGAATCAGAGAAGGGTGAGGAGCTTAGAGAAAAGAGCAGGAAGATGAAAGAGAAGGCCTTGGCTGCCATGGGTCCATCAGGGTCTTCTACTAAAGCACTTACCAAGGTGGTTGAGTTATGGAAGTAAGGCTGAGGCCGGTGTTTCTTCTATTGGTCTCTTACAAGGTCATTAGATGTGGTGTGAGGAAGGCAGTCACTAATGGATCTACTGTTTTTATATTAGTATTAGTATGTATAGGTATCCATATctagcttcttcttcttttttaatattttatatacaaataataatgaaataaggATTTGGTTGAAGtgataaacaatattttaaaattgtagcATGAATTCAAATCTCACagcatataaattttaagataaaaaaattatcaattatattcacaaatacaatttttcattaaataaattcaaagtaAAAGTTATTCCATAAATCaacaaaatcataataatcaaCAAAATCATCTCATATTATGTAATATAATAACtcataattcaacaaaattaaaataaataataataatcaaaggCGAATCCGGAGGCTGATAGGGCCTCAGCCCCGGCCCCTAAAATagaattattgttttgattttttggaaaaatttaaaatttaaaattaataaaaataaaattatactttgaccatcctaaaattataaaaattaatttaattttttaaaaattataaagatataaactattaaaaattaaaatttcacttaccctaaaaataattttttaacttagtCTCTCGGAGCAAGACAGTTAAATAAAACATGGTAAAGTGTTCATTAGAACAATTGAAGAAGGCAAAAACAATGGCAACCATTGTTGCGTGGCGCTCTTTCTTTATCCTCAAACTCCTCCTTGGGCCAGCGTCTCTCAATTCCTCCTTCTCTCTCCCCTCTTCATGTAagttcttttgtttttcctctcaatttcttttacCTCACTGTTTGCTTCAATTTACacaaattttcttgtttatttcaGTTCATAAGGTTATATAGAAATGGGCGTTTCACATTTTTCACTCTTTTGCCTTTGGATTTCTTTTGACCAAGTCTAAAGCAACCTGCTTTATTCTTTTCGTGTTCAAAGGATAGAACTTTTTGTAAGGTAAAAGGATTGTATGATATTATGATTTCATGTCAGTTTATCCTTTTTAATAAGggaatgataaattaatttttttctcttgatATTCAATATTTTNNNNNNNNNNNNNNNNNNNNNNNNNNNNNNNNNNNNNNNNNNNNNNNNNNNNNNNNNNNNNNNNNNNNNNNNNNNNNNNNNNNNNNNNNNNNNNNNNNNNTCTTTAAAAATTCTACATTGGGTCAATATATCTACATTCTATCCATTCTTTGTAGTACATGAATGATAATCTTGTTATCCAagaaaatgaatgttttgaaaaacaaaatgagaATTCGAATTCATACAAGTGGCAGCCATGTTTTGGCTTGGGTAGTTGATGAATTTGCACAAGGTGTGAATTTTAATAgcttaatgaattaaataatatattttgaataattcagcgacaaaaaaaattaatagattaaaaaaaaaattgattgttaaactattatttttggGGATGACAATCAATTTtggttttatgtttttcttttaattgggAGCAGAGGAGAATGAGGTTGTTTGATAT
This genomic window contains:
- the LOC105761417 gene encoding UDP-glycosyltransferase 88F5; protein product: MQETIVLYPSPGLGHVVSMVELGKLILHHYNNRYSITILLTTGFWDTPTIISYINSVSQAFPSISFFRFPSISIDLSQNCSCAAIAFHFISLHAPNVLHSLQQISKSHKISAFIIDIFCTSALSMGKDLNIPTFYFFTSGASTLAAFLQIPKLDKQTFGRSFKDLPNMVFHFEGVPSLRAVHMPEPLLDRDDPAYHDCMYFMSSLQQSDGIIVNTFEDLEPISIKAIANGLCLLDAPSTPPTFYIGPLISPSKHEAENDYCLSWLEKQPSQSVVFLCFGSRGTFYPPQVKEIAKGLENSGQRFLWVVKDPPNHEKAKQAEDNPDVDLDSLLPEGFMERTRDRGLVVKSFAPQVAVLNKDSIGGFVTHCGWNSVLEAVMAGVPMIAWPLYAEQHLNRNILVEDMKMAIPVEQMEGDGFVSGTELEKRVRELMESEKGEELREKSRKMKEKALAAMGPSGSSTKALTKVVELWK